A window of the Bradyrhizobium ottawaense genome harbors these coding sequences:
- a CDS encoding CoA transferase produces the protein MSSATHPLSGVRVLNLGGIWAGRVASMLLADQGAEVIEINRPDRVVGLEEAHLGRGKRSLSMDLKSEAGQREARSLAMSAHIIIDNLGFDRARRFGLDYETIATSNPQIVYVSMPGFAKGSRQEDLASWEGSIAAALGGYTDIHAFGPVLGGPPIFSALPVASAYGGVHAAIAASMAFLHRVRTGAGQQVEVPLADALMSAMGVLAMKIEGLPQRYDLPPIEKAMSEIAFPILRDLSTHLTPAHRATLQAYLGQSSRPQASNYLCADGRLLYITAADHAHLARAGLEVLDLLDELIAEGMVLGSPWEEGGDGNNLSDSVGLSPHWKQRVRRGIAERLKQKPAHEWEVAFGQAGVPAAVVRTSKEWLNWAVAREGGNVAALTDPELGSTMQAGRYVSIKGGDIQSPSLRSRRSDASERVWTSASISFPPATGSDSSKKILSGFRVLDFSNVIAGPSAARTLAEFGADVTRIDPPAPQAGPRLLMWTGVDVNQGKRAAILDLKSAEGRRLLERMIQNTDVVIHNFLDRSVAGIGLSDEQLRSINPDIVVCQVSAWGGPDGGLYKEFPAFDPVLQAATGITARYGTPDAPVMHGIASCVDYITGFSAASGIAHALIARTLGRGGSYVRTSLSMGAQLVQFPFVVSTDGKDDALEPSGQQATGYGPHYRTYKARDGWIFLACRKSDIAAAAEKIGAKNATDAELVAAIAASSVSQLTKRLEGTPSASIVPITRLDELRSKCTLSSLHCDVNPESVAMIESAHPSGHRTNLPLPTWYRLRSRVVGRLEPARWPGADTRSVLAAIGLSSAEIDELTSRNVVADGWPLHKHYLPR, from the coding sequence ATGTCGTCTGCCACGCATCCGCTCAGCGGTGTTCGTGTTTTGAATCTGGGCGGTATCTGGGCTGGCCGTGTGGCATCGATGCTGCTTGCTGACCAAGGGGCGGAGGTTATCGAGATCAATCGACCGGACCGCGTAGTGGGCCTAGAGGAGGCTCATCTTGGCCGTGGCAAGCGCTCCTTGAGCATGGACCTCAAGAGTGAGGCGGGGCAACGTGAAGCGCGATCCTTGGCTATGAGTGCACACATCATTATCGACAATTTAGGATTCGACCGTGCACGGCGCTTTGGCCTCGACTATGAGACCATCGCCACGAGCAATCCTCAAATCGTCTATGTGTCCATGCCCGGGTTCGCCAAGGGTAGCCGTCAAGAGGATCTAGCTTCGTGGGAAGGCTCCATTGCGGCAGCCCTGGGCGGGTATACCGATATCCATGCGTTCGGACCAGTCCTCGGCGGTCCGCCGATTTTTTCCGCTTTGCCCGTGGCCTCCGCCTATGGTGGCGTCCATGCGGCAATAGCCGCTTCCATGGCTTTCTTGCACCGCGTAAGAACCGGGGCAGGACAACAAGTCGAAGTGCCGCTTGCGGACGCGTTGATGTCGGCTATGGGGGTGCTCGCCATGAAAATCGAGGGCTTGCCCCAGCGCTATGATTTGCCGCCGATTGAGAAGGCGATGAGTGAAATAGCTTTCCCGATTCTGCGCGATCTGTCGACGCACCTCACTCCGGCGCACCGCGCCACCTTGCAAGCATATCTCGGTCAATCCTCTCGACCACAGGCCAGTAATTATCTTTGCGCCGACGGCAGGTTGCTGTACATCACCGCCGCCGACCACGCCCATCTTGCAAGAGCCGGCCTTGAGGTGCTGGATCTGCTCGACGAACTGATCGCCGAGGGCATGGTCCTCGGCAGCCCCTGGGAAGAAGGGGGAGACGGCAATAACCTTAGTGACTCTGTTGGATTGAGCCCGCATTGGAAGCAGCGTGTCCGGCGAGGAATAGCGGAGCGCCTCAAACAAAAACCTGCGCATGAATGGGAAGTGGCTTTCGGTCAGGCAGGTGTCCCTGCGGCGGTCGTTCGAACATCGAAGGAGTGGCTGAATTGGGCGGTAGCCCGGGAGGGTGGCAACGTGGCCGCGCTCACAGATCCCGAGTTAGGCTCTACGATGCAAGCGGGTCGCTACGTGTCGATCAAGGGAGGCGACATACAATCGCCGTCTCTCCGGTCACGCCGGAGTGACGCCTCCGAACGTGTCTGGACATCGGCCTCAATCTCGTTCCCTCCTGCCACCGGCTCGGATTCTTCGAAGAAGATACTTTCTGGCTTCCGGGTCCTCGATTTCTCCAATGTCATTGCAGGACCGTCGGCGGCGAGGACGCTCGCTGAGTTTGGCGCCGATGTCACACGAATCGACCCGCCGGCGCCGCAGGCCGGGCCACGCCTGCTGATGTGGACCGGCGTCGACGTAAATCAGGGAAAGCGCGCGGCGATCTTGGACCTGAAGTCGGCTGAGGGCCGGCGTCTATTGGAGCGCATGATCCAAAACACCGACGTCGTCATACATAACTTCCTCGATCGGTCCGTCGCTGGCATCGGTCTCTCTGACGAACAGCTCCGGTCAATCAATCCGGATATTGTAGTCTGCCAGGTCAGCGCCTGGGGAGGTCCCGACGGAGGACTATACAAAGAATTCCCCGCTTTCGATCCGGTTCTTCAGGCGGCAACCGGAATCACTGCTCGCTATGGCACCCCCGATGCGCCGGTGATGCACGGAATTGCCTCGTGCGTTGACTACATCACGGGCTTTAGCGCGGCATCGGGCATCGCGCATGCGTTGATTGCTCGAACTCTGGGTCGCGGCGGGTCCTACGTGCGGACGTCGCTGTCCATGGGCGCTCAGCTCGTGCAATTCCCGTTTGTGGTATCGACGGATGGGAAGGACGATGCCTTGGAACCTAGCGGTCAACAGGCAACCGGCTATGGTCCACACTATCGTACGTACAAAGCACGCGACGGCTGGATTTTTCTCGCTTGTCGGAAATCAGACATAGCAGCTGCGGCAGAAAAGATCGGTGCCAAGAATGCGACGGACGCGGAGCTAGTAGCCGCGATAGCGGCTTCCAGCGTTAGCCAGCTCACCAAACGGTTGGAAGGCACACCTTCCGCATCTATCGTTCCGATCACTCGTCTCGATGAGTTACGGAGCAAATGTACGTTGTCAAGCTTGCACTGCGATGTAAATCCTGAATCCGTCGCCATGATCGAATCTGCACACCCGAGCGGACACCGCACGAATCTTCCCCTTCCAACATGGTACAGGCTGAGATCGCGTGTTGTAGGCCGGCTTGAGCCTGCGCGTTGGCCAGGAGCCGACACGAGGTCGGTGCTCGCCGCCATCGGCCTTTCGAGCGCTGAAATCGACGAACTCACAAGTCGTAATGTCGTGGCAGATGGTTGGCCGCTCCACAAGCACTATCTGCCACGATAA
- a CDS encoding 3-keto-5-aminohexanoate cleavage protein, whose protein sequence is MATPEVEDTVYLAMVELATSYASLVETARRIIKDLGAQIASPRQVREMLSPS, encoded by the coding sequence GTGGCCACGCCCGAAGTAGAGGATACGGTCTACCTAGCAATGGTCGAACTCGCGACCTCGTATGCCTCGCTGGTCGAAACGGCTAGAAGGATCATCAAAGACCTTGGTGCCCAAATCGCTTCGCCACGACAGGTTCGCGAGATGCTGAGCCCATCATGA
- a CDS encoding ABC transporter substrate-binding protein translates to MRTIVGLALVGLLAGASGAAAQVSDDAVRIGVMSDQSGVYSYSTGRGTIEAVKLAIADFGGKILGKPIEFVTGDDQDKPDVANAMARKWIDQDKVDVVLAGGSTRTTMAVLNVVTEKDRTLLVSGSGSPDITGKLCHPNVTHWAFDTYSLASTVGRSVAAQGGKSWFFITVDLSIGQALERDTAKFIEAGGGKVLGDVRHPPNSADFASFLLAAQSSRAQIVGLANAGSDLVNTIKQAGEFGMTDGGQRLAALFMYVNDVQSLGLAVAQNTLGATSFYHNLNDATRAWTARYRQAFPGNNLPNMVQAGAYAAVTHYLKAVQAAGTDAAAPVGKKMREMPVNDFFNKDVVIRADGRVLPDMMLWRAKTPQESTGPIDLLAILETVPGARAFRPEAESGCPLLKKQ, encoded by the coding sequence ATGCGGACTATCGTTGGCCTTGCGTTAGTCGGCTTGCTCGCAGGCGCCTCGGGCGCGGCCGCGCAGGTCTCCGACGATGCCGTCAGGATCGGCGTCATGTCGGACCAGAGCGGCGTCTATTCCTATAGCACCGGCCGCGGCACGATCGAAGCCGTGAAGCTCGCGATCGCGGATTTCGGCGGCAAGATTCTTGGCAAGCCGATCGAGTTCGTCACCGGCGACGATCAGGACAAGCCGGACGTCGCCAACGCCATGGCGCGGAAGTGGATCGACCAGGACAAGGTCGACGTGGTGCTGGCCGGCGGCAGCACCCGCACTACAATGGCCGTGCTCAATGTCGTAACAGAGAAAGACCGGACGCTGCTGGTGTCCGGTTCTGGCTCGCCCGACATCACCGGCAAGCTGTGTCATCCGAACGTGACGCACTGGGCCTTCGACACGTACAGCCTAGCTTCCACCGTGGGACGCTCGGTCGCTGCGCAGGGCGGTAAGAGCTGGTTCTTCATCACAGTTGACCTGTCCATCGGCCAGGCGCTGGAACGCGATACCGCAAAGTTTATCGAGGCCGGCGGCGGTAAGGTGCTCGGCGACGTACGCCATCCGCCCAACTCGGCCGACTTCGCCTCTTTCTTGCTTGCGGCCCAGAGCTCCCGCGCCCAGATCGTCGGCCTCGCCAATGCTGGCAGCGATCTCGTCAACACCATCAAACAGGCCGGCGAGTTCGGCATGACCGACGGTGGCCAGCGCCTTGCAGCGCTGTTCATGTATGTCAATGACGTGCAGTCGCTTGGACTTGCCGTTGCCCAGAACACGCTCGGCGCCACCTCGTTCTACCACAACCTCAATGATGCGACGCGGGCCTGGACCGCGCGCTACCGTCAGGCATTCCCCGGCAACAACCTGCCCAACATGGTTCAGGCTGGCGCCTATGCCGCCGTCACGCATTATCTGAAGGCGGTACAGGCGGCAGGCACTGATGCCGCCGCTCCGGTCGGCAAGAAGATGCGTGAGATGCCGGTCAACGACTTTTTCAACAAGGACGTCGTGATCCGCGCCGACGGTCGCGTGCTGCCCGACATGATGCTGTGGCGGGCCAAGACGCCCCAGGAGTCCACTGGGCCGATCGACCTTCTCGCGATTCTGGAGACGGTGCCCGGGGCCCGCGCATTCAGGCCTGAAGCCGAAAGCGGGTGTCCGTTGCTGAAGAAGCAGTGA
- a CDS encoding alpha/beta hydrolase fold domain-containing protein — protein MPENIIIAGDSAGGGLALALMLALKEKDIEQPRAAILFSPSTDLAKTGGTIVTHRDRDPVIRIDTTNAHALRYLGPEGNPHHPLASPLYGEHSGLPPLLILVGTEEMLLDDSRRVAERAKNVGVEVTLEIWEGMFHVWPFFAAILPEGQSAIDRVGQYVREQFARG, from the coding sequence TTGCCTGAGAATATTATCATTGCGGGGGACTCAGCCGGTGGAGGGCTCGCTCTGGCACTCATGCTGGCACTGAAAGAAAAAGACATCGAACAACCACGCGCCGCAATCCTCTTCTCGCCTTCTACCGATCTTGCAAAAACCGGCGGCACGATCGTTACGCATCGGGACCGAGACCCCGTCATCCGCATTGACACGACGAACGCGCATGCCTTGCGATATCTTGGTCCGGAAGGAAATCCGCATCATCCGCTGGCGTCTCCACTGTACGGAGAGCATTCTGGGTTGCCCCCACTTTTGATCTTGGTGGGAACCGAGGAAATGCTACTGGACGACTCTCGGCGGGTTGCCGAACGCGCAAAGAATGTGGGCGTCGAAGTGACGCTCGAAATCTGGGAGGGGATGTTCCACGTCTGGCCCTTTTTCGCGGCCATCCTGCCAGAAGGGCAAAGCGCAATAGACCGCGTGGGACAGTATGTCAGGGAGCAATTTGCTCGGGGGTGA
- a CDS encoding AtpZ/AtpI family protein, protein MQVAFAMGALGALLGVWIAWSQSPVVVTVLPLLFGVIGGAGGYSLLKMDFSKPHNKEKLHVIGLGLGTLCLSCLIFMVAAIISRPFLADLIAPDDVDVTASASPFRLVMMRARLQALGATGKEIKFILKPPISRISDSDQIVILAKDADEFVKTYDSISEPDKAALETDFSDLNPGTLANRCRVFLAEKEALSSGGKSLDNYQSALLITRFATVALEARTGNPENERQKTLVKHPMLIATRIKLIRDLQAIRRITEADTSSREIEEADKVLLPILAKAPKSAGKTVEIGGMLDSPSAR, encoded by the coding sequence ATGCAAGTTGCATTCGCTATGGGGGCCCTCGGGGCGTTGCTGGGTGTCTGGATCGCCTGGTCGCAGAGTCCGGTCGTTGTTACGGTGCTGCCGCTCCTGTTCGGCGTAATCGGCGGCGCTGGCGGTTATTCACTTCTGAAAATGGACTTCAGCAAACCGCACAATAAGGAAAAGCTTCACGTCATCGGCCTGGGTCTCGGAACGCTCTGCTTGTCCTGCTTGATATTCATGGTCGCCGCAATAATCTCCCGGCCCTTCTTAGCCGATTTGATTGCGCCAGATGATGTTGACGTGACCGCCTCGGCATCACCATTCCGCCTTGTTATGATGCGTGCAAGATTGCAGGCGCTCGGTGCTACGGGAAAGGAAATCAAGTTTATTCTGAAACCGCCGATCTCCCGTATTTCAGACAGTGACCAGATAGTCATCCTGGCAAAAGATGCTGACGAGTTTGTCAAGACATATGACTCGATCTCCGAGCCCGATAAGGCCGCCCTGGAAACCGATTTTTCGGATCTTAATCCGGGCACGCTAGCGAACCGGTGCAGAGTATTTCTCGCGGAGAAAGAGGCGTTATCTTCAGGCGGCAAGTCCCTGGACAATTATCAGTCGGCGTTATTGATCACCCGTTTCGCCACGGTCGCCCTCGAAGCGAGGACCGGCAATCCTGAGAACGAAAGGCAGAAGACGCTCGTCAAACATCCAATGCTGATTGCCACACGCATAAAACTCATACGTGATTTGCAGGCAATTCGGCGAATTACTGAGGCTGACACATCTAGCCGGGAGATAGAGGAGGCCGATAAGGTTCTTCTTCCCATCCTGGCGAAGGCCCCGAAGAGTGCGGGCAAGACGGTCGAGATAGGCGGAATGCTTGATTCTCCGTCCGCGCGTTAG
- a CDS encoding TetR/AcrR family transcriptional regulator → MSDVAAAIMDAAERRMRKAGFNGFSFREIAVDVGVKSSSVHYHFPTKENLAAAVIQRYTAQTADLIERELQKEPNPVKVWVKAFRGTLHSEDRMCPCAVLGASSMDLPPEVSAEVKKFFKMCHEKLVEEGLSSDEASQLLATITGALVVANAVNDFATYDRATREFTRLWKPAPAKAGRQRSK, encoded by the coding sequence ATGAGTGACGTCGCCGCCGCCATCATGGACGCCGCTGAGCGGCGAATGCGGAAGGCCGGCTTCAACGGTTTCAGTTTTCGAGAGATTGCAGTCGACGTGGGCGTCAAGAGTTCTAGCGTCCACTATCATTTTCCGACGAAGGAGAACCTCGCTGCAGCCGTCATTCAGCGCTATACCGCACAGACGGCGGATTTGATCGAACGAGAGCTCCAGAAGGAGCCAAACCCGGTGAAGGTTTGGGTGAAAGCGTTCCGAGGGACCTTGCACTCAGAGGATCGCATGTGTCCATGCGCCGTCCTCGGTGCATCATCCATGGATCTGCCGCCGGAAGTATCAGCGGAAGTAAAGAAGTTCTTCAAGATGTGTCACGAAAAGCTCGTGGAGGAGGGCCTCTCGTCGGATGAGGCCTCGCAATTGCTGGCAACGATCACGGGCGCATTGGTGGTGGCCAATGCAGTGAATGACTTCGCGACATACGATCGAGCGACGCGTGAGTTCACCCGGTTGTGGAAGCCCGCGCCGGCGAAAGCTGGTCGCCAACGCTCGAAGTAA
- a CDS encoding antibiotic biosynthesis monooxygenase family protein, whose protein sequence is MFSVIFEVHPKKEQFDLYLALAKDLKPILEGIDGFIDNERFESARRPGWILSHSTWRDEKSVVRWRTVAKHHETQQRGRDDVFQDYHLRVGEVVSDTAPPNGVPLVEQRLDETEVGAGKFATLTEVLPSATGAGSLAPSEFADRLSLDRTHSAPIDYDVFSSIYNAGKLALLASWRDRNSAEQFEPQLPTEADAVRHRVVRIVRDYGMFDRRESPQYYPDIPRGPTTRR, encoded by the coding sequence ATGTTCTCGGTGATCTTCGAAGTCCATCCCAAGAAAGAGCAATTCGACCTTTACCTCGCTCTTGCGAAAGACTTGAAGCCGATCCTGGAAGGCATCGACGGGTTCATCGACAACGAGCGCTTCGAAAGCGCGCGTCGGCCAGGGTGGATCCTGTCGCATTCCACATGGCGAGACGAAAAGTCCGTTGTGAGATGGCGCACCGTCGCCAAGCACCACGAGACTCAACAGCGCGGTCGTGACGACGTCTTTCAAGATTATCATTTGCGGGTCGGCGAAGTCGTGTCGGATACGGCGCCTCCCAACGGCGTACCTCTGGTCGAACAGCGTTTGGACGAGACGGAAGTCGGCGCCGGGAAGTTTGCGACGCTTACCGAGGTTTTGCCATCGGCGACTGGAGCAGGATCACTGGCCCCGTCGGAGTTCGCTGACCGCTTGTCGCTCGATCGAACACACTCGGCCCCGATCGACTACGATGTTTTCTCAAGCATCTACAATGCGGGAAAACTTGCATTGTTGGCGAGTTGGCGCGACCGCAACTCCGCTGAGCAGTTTGAACCACAGCTCCCTACCGAGGCCGACGCTGTTCGTCATCGCGTCGTACGCATCGTGCGTGACTACGGCATGTTCGATCGACGTGAAAGCCCACAATATTATCCTGACATTCCACGTGGCCCGACGACGCGCAGATAG
- a CDS encoding SDR family NAD(P)-dependent oxidoreductase: protein MRFQDKVAIVTGGSSGIGKEVATRFVAEGGSVVIIGRDAAKAEAAAKQIDATGKRAIAHVGDISLPATGQAAVKAALDRFGRLDVLFNNAGIFGPKPFLDVTEDEYDRFLSIILKGKFFVAQAAAKAMKAAGRGGAIVQTGSMWGLQAIGATPSSAYSAANGGVHALVKNLAIELAPDKIRVNAIAPGVIETPVFSTFLTPEQVKTVLPTFNAMHPLGRNGQPADAAEALLFLASDQASFITGVILPVDGGVMAGRQ from the coding sequence ATGCGTTTTCAGGACAAGGTCGCGATCGTTACAGGAGGCAGTTCAGGCATCGGCAAGGAAGTGGCGACCCGATTTGTCGCTGAAGGTGGATCTGTCGTCATCATCGGACGCGATGCCGCCAAAGCTGAAGCCGCAGCCAAGCAAATCGACGCGACCGGAAAGCGTGCTATCGCCCATGTAGGCGACATTTCCCTGCCGGCGACCGGACAAGCAGCGGTGAAGGCAGCGCTAGATCGCTTTGGCCGTCTGGACGTCCTGTTCAACAACGCCGGCATCTTCGGGCCGAAGCCATTCCTCGACGTCACCGAGGATGAATACGATCGTTTCCTGAGCATCATCCTCAAGGGCAAGTTTTTCGTCGCACAAGCGGCCGCAAAAGCCATGAAGGCTGCCGGCCGCGGCGGCGCGATCGTGCAGACCGGCTCCATGTGGGGCCTGCAGGCGATCGGCGCCACGCCCTCGTCCGCTTATTCAGCGGCCAATGGTGGCGTCCATGCGCTGGTCAAGAACCTCGCGATCGAGCTCGCCCCAGACAAGATCCGCGTGAATGCGATCGCGCCCGGCGTGATCGAGACCCCGGTCTTCAGCACATTCCTGACGCCGGAACAGGTGAAGACCGTTCTGCCGACCTTTAATGCAATGCATCCTCTTGGCCGAAACGGTCAGCCCGCAGACGCGGCCGAGGCGCTTCTGTTCCTTGCCTCGGATCAGGCGAGTTTCATCACCGGTGTCATCCTTCCGGTCGACGGTGGCGTCATGGCTGGCAGGCAGTGA